The uncultured Bacteroides sp. genome has a segment encoding these proteins:
- the rhaM gene encoding L-rhamnose mutarotase, producing the protein MKREAFKMYLKPGFEKEYEKRHAAIWPELKKLLEESGVSDYSIFWDKETNILFAVQKTDGNGSQDLGDNPIVQKWWAYMADIMDTNPDNSPISIPMPEVFHMD; encoded by the coding sequence ATGAAAAGAGAAGCTTTTAAAATGTACCTGAAACCAGGTTTTGAAAAAGAGTATGAAAAAAGACATGCTGCTATATGGCCAGAATTAAAGAAATTGCTCGAAGAAAGTGGCGTTTCAGATTATTCAATCTTTTGGGATAAAGAAACCAATATACTTTTTGCTGTTCAGAAAACAGATGGTAATGGTTCTCAGGATCTTGGAGATAATCCGATTGTTCAGAAATGGTGGGCTTATATGGCAGACATCATGGACACAAACCCGGATAATTCTCCGATTTCAATCCCAATGCCAGAGGTCTTCCACATGGATTAA
- a CDS encoding two-component regulator propeller domain-containing protein, whose product MKRHILLFLLFFYTILGSFASIEIRSKQINTSNGLANNSVRYILQDSKGFMWLGTLNGLCRYDGNSFITFKPQFGNNLSLADHRIYDLEEDKNGFLWVNTSAELYSCYDLKHDRFVDFTGNAELRNNYSKKIIAKNGNVWLWNSGNGCRQVKYEDGSFSSVNYTKKNRTLSSDLVVFVSEDSKGIIWVGTQHGLTRIFNGTSSIVDNQRNFFKSVFYNGQTYFVTNQNEVFWYNPVAHKLQIMASLPGMVQRATPTGCLLLKDEWVIFTDQGTYIYNFRSKSLIKDNSLFHEAILSGSTITDNKGDCWIFNHTGKLWYINVRTKKTKSFQLIPSDKISYIDNERYHIVHDSRNIIWISTYGNGLFAYDIAKDELEHYTSNINGFSHISSDYLQFVTEDKSGEIWVCSEFAGISKITVLNESSSRIYPEDKSLSDRSNTVRMISKMANGDIWIGTRKGCVYVYDSELNKKPVKYDFHSNIYAAVEDDKGKVWIGSRGDGLCIDNVWYKNDLKDPNSISENNVFSILRDSKNRMWIATFGSGIGGGLDLAVFKNGKYIFKHFFNKSYGQKQVRVLLQDKNGMIWIGTSDGVYVFNPDLLIKNPKNYYVFNYNNGKLKSNEIRAIMQDKNGRIWIGTSGAGFSSCELKKDYSTITFQHYNIQNGLVNDVVQSINEDKSGNLWIATEYGMSKFYPKTKIFENYFFSSYALGNVYSENSTSKCKDGKLIFGTNYGLIMFDSKKVKRSFFSSPAVFTSLKINGINVSPEDPDSPLEQSISYSDKITLKHSQNSFVLDFSSFNFYESELTKYSYKLENYDKEWSVPTSLNFAAYKNLPSGEYLLKVRVCNGSGVWDYRVTALKIVVKPPFWLTIWAFMIYALVLGVTLYFAFKITRDFTRLHNKIQVEKQLTDYKLVFFTNISHEFRTPLTLIKGALERIQRIDNAPKEFVHPLQTMEKSTNRMIRLIDQLLEFRKMQNNKLALSLEKTDVIAFIYEIFLSFSDTSESKDIDFQFTPSINSYKAFIDKGKLDKIVYNLLSNAFKYTPSSGKVSLIVNVDAEKDVLLIQVKDTGVGIPKEKREELFKRFMQSNFSGNSVGIGLHLVNELVGVHKGKIWYNENEGGGSVFSVSLPLDESVYGEKDFLIPNNILMKEEQSMNNIKMTVPESQEMEDVVPLNNYKILIIEDDNDVRQFLKEEIGVYFEVRTAEDGLDGLEKIKDYDADLIVCDVLMPGMNGYEVTRKLKDDFQTSHIPVILLTALGTTENHLEGIESGADAYITKPFSVKLLLARIIKLIEQREKLRTKFSSEPGINRPAICSTDKDKGFIDKLHEILETEIANAEFSVDDFAAQMGLGRTVFYKKVKGVTGHSPNEYLRIIRMKKAAELLLSTSLTVSEVSYKVGINDPFYFSKCFKSQFGVAPSVYQKQDEIKK is encoded by the coding sequence ATGAAAAGACACATCCTACTTTTTCTTCTATTTTTCTATACAATTTTAGGCTCTTTTGCGTCAATAGAAATACGCTCTAAACAGATTAATACAAGCAATGGACTTGCTAATAATTCTGTTCGCTATATTTTACAGGATAGTAAAGGCTTCATGTGGCTGGGTACTCTTAATGGATTATGTCGTTATGATGGAAATTCATTTATTACTTTCAAACCTCAGTTTGGCAATAACCTTTCATTAGCCGACCATCGTATTTATGACCTGGAGGAAGATAAGAATGGCTTTTTGTGGGTAAATACTTCAGCCGAATTATATAGCTGCTATGATTTAAAGCATGATCGCTTCGTTGATTTTACAGGAAATGCTGAACTGAGAAATAATTATTCTAAAAAGATTATAGCTAAAAACGGAAATGTCTGGCTATGGAATTCAGGAAACGGATGCCGTCAGGTTAAATATGAGGATGGCAGTTTCTCTTCTGTGAATTATACAAAGAAAAATAGAACTTTATCCAGTGATCTTGTTGTATTTGTGTCTGAAGATTCGAAAGGAATAATCTGGGTTGGAACCCAGCACGGGCTTACCCGGATTTTCAATGGTACTAGTAGCATTGTAGATAATCAGAGGAATTTCTTTAAATCGGTTTTTTATAATGGACAAACATATTTTGTCACTAATCAGAATGAAGTCTTTTGGTATAATCCGGTTGCTCATAAGTTGCAAATTATGGCTTCATTGCCTGGCATGGTTCAGAGAGCCACACCTACAGGCTGTCTTCTTCTGAAAGATGAATGGGTTATCTTTACTGATCAAGGTACTTATATCTATAATTTTCGTTCAAAATCATTGATTAAAGATAACAGCTTGTTTCATGAAGCAATACTTTCCGGGTCCACCATTACTGACAATAAAGGAGATTGCTGGATATTTAATCATACCGGGAAGTTGTGGTATATTAATGTTAGGACAAAGAAAACAAAAAGTTTTCAGCTTATTCCTTCAGATAAAATTAGTTACATAGACAATGAGAGATATCATATAGTACACGATTCCAGAAACATTATCTGGATCTCAACTTATGGTAACGGATTGTTTGCTTATGATATTGCCAAAGATGAGTTGGAACATTATACTTCAAATATCAATGGATTTAGTCATATTAGCTCAGATTACCTTCAATTTGTGACCGAAGATAAATCAGGTGAGATATGGGTTTGTTCTGAATTTGCAGGAATCTCAAAAATTACAGTCTTAAATGAGAGTAGCAGTCGTATTTATCCTGAAGACAAATCATTATCCGACCGTTCAAATACGGTTAGAATGATTTCAAAAATGGCAAACGGAGATATTTGGATAGGTACAAGAAAAGGTTGTGTTTATGTATATGACTCTGAGTTGAATAAGAAGCCTGTAAAATATGATTTTCATTCTAATATCTATGCTGCTGTAGAAGACGATAAGGGGAAGGTATGGATAGGGAGCCGTGGTGATGGCCTTTGCATAGATAATGTGTGGTATAAGAATGATCTCAAGGATCCAAATTCTATTTCAGAAAATAACGTGTTTTCTATTCTTAGAGATAGTAAAAACAGAATGTGGATAGCTACATTTGGAAGTGGTATTGGAGGTGGTCTTGATTTGGCTGTTTTTAAAAATGGGAAATATATTTTCAAACACTTCTTTAATAAATCTTACGGTCAAAAGCAGGTAAGAGTACTTCTGCAAGATAAAAATGGAATGATATGGATTGGAACCAGTGATGGTGTCTATGTCTTTAATCCCGATTTGCTGATAAAGAATCCGAAAAACTATTATGTGTTCAATTATAATAATGGTAAATTGAAAAGTAATGAGATACGTGCCATCATGCAAGATAAAAATGGCCGTATATGGATTGGAACATCCGGTGCCGGATTTAGTTCTTGTGAACTGAAAAAGGATTATTCTACAATAACATTTCAGCATTACAACATTCAGAATGGATTGGTAAACGATGTGGTTCAATCTATCAATGAAGATAAATCGGGCAATCTATGGATTGCTACAGAATATGGTATGTCCAAGTTCTACCCAAAGACAAAGATATTCGAAAACTATTTCTTTTCAAGTTATGCATTAGGTAATGTATATAGTGAAAACAGTACAAGTAAATGTAAAGATGGAAAATTGATTTTTGGTACAAACTATGGATTAATAATGTTTGATTCCAAGAAAGTAAAAAGATCTTTTTTCTCTTCGCCGGCTGTCTTTACAAGTCTTAAAATTAATGGCATCAATGTTAGCCCCGAAGATCCTGACTCACCATTGGAACAGTCTATCTCTTATTCAGATAAGATAACGTTAAAGCACTCTCAGAATTCTTTTGTACTCGATTTCTCTTCATTTAATTTTTATGAATCAGAGTTGACAAAGTATTCCTATAAACTGGAAAATTATGATAAAGAGTGGAGTGTACCAACATCTTTAAACTTTGCAGCATACAAAAACCTTCCTTCGGGAGAATACCTTTTAAAGGTAAGAGTTTGCAACGGTTCCGGTGTTTGGGATTATCGTGTAACAGCGTTGAAGATTGTTGTTAAGCCTCCGTTCTGGTTAACTATCTGGGCATTTATGATTTATGCACTTGTTCTTGGTGTAACACTCTATTTTGCATTTAAGATTACCCGCGACTTTACTAGACTTCATAATAAGATACAGGTTGAAAAACAACTAACAGATTATAAACTGGTTTTCTTTACCAACATATCTCACGAGTTTCGTACCCCATTGACTCTTATTAAGGGAGCCCTTGAACGAATTCAGCGTATTGATAATGCTCCTAAAGAATTTGTTCATCCATTGCAAACAATGGAAAAAAGCACCAATCGAATGATTCGGTTAATTGATCAGTTGCTTGAATTCAGGAAAATGCAAAATAATAAATTAGCTCTTTCTCTTGAAAAAACAGATGTGATTGCTTTTATATATGAAATCTTTTTGAGTTTTAGTGACACTTCGGAATCCAAGGATATAGATTTCCAGTTCACTCCTTCAATAAATTCTTATAAAGCATTTATTGATAAGGGAAAATTGGATAAGATTGTTTATAACTTACTTTCAAATGCCTTTAAGTATACGCCATCAAGCGGAAAAGTAAGCTTGATTGTGAATGTAGATGCAGAAAAGGATGTGCTTCTTATTCAGGTAAAAGATACCGGAGTAGGTATTCCGAAAGAGAAACGTGAGGAATTGTTTAAACGCTTCATGCAAAGTAATTTTTCAGGCAATAGCGTAGGTATAGGACTTCATTTGGTTAATGAGTTAGTAGGTGTGCATAAAGGGAAAATATGGTACAATGAAAATGAAGGCGGTGGATCTGTATTCAGTGTTTCTTTGCCTCTGGATGAAAGCGTTTATGGTGAGAAAGACTTCCTGATACCTAATAATATATTAATGAAAGAAGAACAGTCCATGAATAATATAAAAATGACTGTTCCTGAATCTCAGGAGATGGAAGATGTTGTACCTTTGAACAATTACAAAATTCTGATTATTGAAGATGATAATGATGTGCGTCAATTCCTTAAGGAAGAGATTGGTGTCTATTTTGAAGTTAGAACAGCCGAGGATGGCCTCGACGGGCTTGAGAAGATAAAAGATTATGATGCAGATTTGATAGTCTGTGATGTGCTGATGCCAGGAATGAATGGTTACGAGGTAACCAGAAAGTTGAAAGATGATTTCCAGACTAGTCACATTCCTGTTATTCTGCTTACTGCCTTAGGTACTACGGAAAACCATTTAGAAGGAATTGAAAGTGGAGCTGATGCGTATATAACTAAACCTTTTAGTGTTAAACTACTCTTGGCACGTATCATTAAGTTAATTGAACAACGTGAAAAACTAAGAACAAAGTTCTCTAGCGAGCCAGGTATAAACCGTCCTGCTATTTGTTCTACCGACAAAGATAAAGGATTCATAGATAAATTACATGAGATTCTTGAGACCGAAATTGCTAATGCTGAGTTTTCTGTTGACGACTTTGCTGCTCAGATGGGATTGGGACGAACTGTATTTTATAAGAAGGTAAAAGGTGTAAC